In Halobaculum limi, one DNA window encodes the following:
- a CDS encoding type II/IV secretion system ATPase subunit, which produces MTDQGQANPSSELKQLAMKRPHLREHLQKFKQITGEFPMFVEDIEGEHEARRPNVIYPVGGPIYCHVYGDFGQDTKYYTVEPTLSGAEEQVLDSVKSKLLRQSGHKPAPDEESGYDDLIEELLEEVTAVTEEQGGSNVLSKVRNFGRIEVSKQTYDNIRYRLNRDIVGFGPLEPVMRDPENEDIHVIGPKECHVDHGVFGMLETTVDFGTPREFDNWLRNMGERMGDPVSDSNPIVDSTLPDGSRINIIYSDDVSIKGSSLTIRQGEETPLSINQITNWGTLSPELAAYLWLCLENEQTVFVVGETASGKTTTLNAILSYIPRDSKIYTAEDTAEVVPPHSTWQQLLTREGDGGDSNDVDMFDLVAAALRSRPDYIIVGEVRGAEGRMAFQAAQTGHPVMLTFHASDIVSMIQRFTSEPINVPETFMDVADVALFQNRVKQGDKVLRRVTSVQEIEGYSKEMDGVVTRQVFDWDPVEDEIVFRGRNNSYVLEEQIATLLGYADTRDIYDDLSFRAELIERMIQEGILGYHEVNEAITSFQRDGVDGLPFDMHRAT; this is translated from the coding sequence ATGACGGATCAAGGACAGGCCAATCCATCGAGCGAACTGAAGCAGTTGGCGATGAAGCGCCCCCACCTCCGGGAGCACCTGCAGAAGTTCAAGCAGATCACCGGCGAGTTCCCGATGTTCGTCGAAGACATCGAGGGCGAACACGAGGCACGGCGGCCGAACGTCATCTACCCGGTCGGCGGCCCCATCTACTGCCACGTGTACGGCGACTTCGGCCAGGACACGAAGTACTACACCGTCGAGCCGACGCTGTCGGGGGCCGAAGAACAGGTGCTCGACTCGGTGAAGTCGAAACTGCTCCGGCAGAGCGGGCACAAGCCAGCACCCGACGAGGAGTCGGGATACGACGACCTCATCGAGGAGTTGCTGGAGGAGGTCACGGCCGTCACCGAAGAACAGGGCGGCAGCAACGTCCTCTCGAAGGTGCGGAATTTCGGGCGCATCGAGGTGTCGAAACAGACGTACGACAACATCCGCTACCGGCTCAACCGCGACATCGTCGGATTCGGGCCGCTGGAGCCGGTGATGCGCGACCCGGAGAACGAGGACATTCACGTTATCGGACCCAAGGAGTGTCACGTCGACCACGGCGTCTTCGGGATGCTGGAGACGACCGTCGACTTCGGCACGCCACGGGAGTTCGACAACTGGCTACGCAACATGGGCGAGCGGATGGGCGACCCCGTCTCCGACTCCAACCCCATCGTTGACTCGACGCTGCCGGACGGGTCGCGTATCAACATCATCTACTCCGACGACGTCTCCATCAAGGGCTCCTCGCTCACCATCCGCCAGGGCGAGGAGACGCCGCTGTCGATCAACCAGATCACGAACTGGGGGACGCTCAGCCCGGAACTGGCGGCGTATCTCTGGCTGTGTCTGGAGAACGAACAGACGGTGTTCGTCGTCGGCGAGACGGCGTCCGGGAAGACGACGACGCTCAACGCCATCCTCTCGTACATCCCTCGCGACTCGAAGATATACACCGCAGAGGACACCGCCGAGGTCGTTCCGCCACACAGTACGTGGCAGCAACTGCTCACCCGCGAGGGCGACGGCGGCGACTCCAACGACGTGGACATGTTCGACCTCGTCGCCGCGGCCCTCCGCTCGCGCCCCGACTACATCATCGTGGGGGAGGTTCGTGGGGCGGAGGGGCGGATGGCGTTCCAGGCGGCCCAGACGGGCCACCCCGTGATGCTGACGTTCCACGCGTCCGACATCGTCTCGATGATCCAGCGGTTCACCTCCGAACCGATCAACGTTCCCGAGACGTTCATGGACGTTGCCGACGTGGCGCTGTTCCAGAACCGCGTCAAGCAGGGCGATAAGGTGCTTCGCCGGGTCACCTCGGTCCAAGAGATCGAGGGGTACTCCAAGGAGATGGACGGCGTCGTCACCCGACAGGTGTTCGACTGGGACCCCGTGGAAGACGAGATCGTCTTCCGCGGCCGCAACAACTCCTACGTGCTCGAAGAACAGATCGCGACGCTGCTGGGGTACGCCGACACCCGCGACATCTACGACGACCTGAGTTTCCGGGCGGAACTCATCGAGCGGATGATCCAAGAGGGCATCCTCGGCTACCACGAGGTCAACGAGGCCATCACCTCCTTCCAGCGCGACGGCGTCGACGGGCTTCCGTTCGATATGCACCGCGCGACCTGA
- a CDS encoding ArsA family ATPase, whose amino-acid sequence MEKFVFFGGKGGVGKTTMSAAYAVKCADAGLDTLVVSTDPAHSTSDVFDQQLGDEPQAVDGRDGLWAMEIDPDEEVQHHLMETKRALGDQVSAALVNEIDRQIEMAHQTPGAYEAALFDRFVDVMQSSEAFDRVVFDTSPTGGTLRLLGLPDFLEGWIDRLRRKREKSIDLFEKAAIGKNEPRRVMEGDPILARLQERKEFFEYAGDTLRNHAAFFLVVNPDELSVRETRRAADGLTDRGLSVRGLAVNRLTPSPDDDENGRGARYLRDRVETERAHLQTLREEFDQPVVAEIQTRVSEVKGDFLTEVAGELDVETAPPTDLPKTE is encoded by the coding sequence ATGGAGAAATTCGTGTTCTTCGGCGGGAAAGGCGGTGTCGGCAAGACGACGATGTCGGCGGCGTACGCGGTGAAATGCGCCGACGCGGGACTGGACACCCTCGTCGTGTCGACGGACCCGGCCCACTCCACGTCGGACGTGTTCGACCAGCAACTGGGCGACGAACCGCAGGCAGTCGACGGCCGCGACGGCCTGTGGGCGATGGAGATCGACCCCGACGAGGAGGTGCAACACCACCTGATGGAGACGAAGCGGGCACTCGGCGACCAGGTGAGCGCCGCCCTCGTCAACGAGATCGACCGGCAGATCGAGATGGCCCACCAGACGCCCGGCGCGTACGAGGCGGCGCTGTTCGACCGCTTCGTCGACGTGATGCAGTCGAGCGAGGCGTTCGACCGCGTTGTGTTCGACACCTCGCCCACCGGCGGGACCCTGCGACTCCTCGGGCTTCCCGACTTCCTCGAAGGGTGGATCGACCGCCTGCGGCGCAAACGCGAGAAGTCCATCGACCTGTTCGAGAAGGCCGCCATCGGCAAGAACGAACCGCGCCGCGTGATGGAGGGCGACCCGATCCTCGCCCGCTTGCAGGAGCGCAAGGAGTTCTTCGAGTACGCCGGCGACACCCTGCGCAACCACGCGGCGTTCTTCCTCGTCGTCAACCCCGACGAGTTGTCCGTCCGAGAGACTCGCCGCGCGGCCGACGGCCTCACCGACCGTGGTCTCTCGGTCCGGGGACTCGCCGTGAACCGCCTGACGCCGTCACCGGACGACGACGAGAACGGCCGCGGAGCGCGCTACCTCCGCGACCGCGTCGAGACCGAACGGGCACACCTCCAGACCCTCCGCGAGGAGTTCGACCAACCCGTCGTCGCAGAGATACAGACGCGCGTCTCCGAGGTGAAAGGCGACTTCCTCACCGAGGTCGCCGGCGAACTCGACGTGGAGACTGCGCCACCGACGGACCTACCCAAAACCGAGTGA
- a CDS encoding flagellar protein G codes for MAGGSAAELILFIAAIVIAASVAGTLTSEVDRVSDAISAKSLDVAGEIRADTEIISDAGASVYNRSGNENVTIHVRNTGASDLPADPGAVDVILDGAYRTDVTVTPVDGGEMWDRGDVVRVEFSAPDLPSGDHRLKLVVRGDEEVFRFRT; via the coding sequence ATGGCGGGTGGGAGCGCCGCCGAACTCATCCTGTTCATCGCAGCCATCGTCATCGCGGCGTCGGTCGCGGGCACCCTCACTAGCGAGGTGGACCGCGTCAGCGACGCCATCTCTGCGAAGTCGCTCGACGTCGCCGGAGAGATCCGTGCGGACACGGAGATAATCTCCGACGCCGGCGCGAGCGTGTACAATCGGTCGGGCAACGAGAACGTCACCATCCACGTCCGTAACACGGGTGCATCGGATCTCCCGGCGGATCCGGGGGCCGTCGACGTCATCCTCGACGGTGCCTACCGAACCGACGTCACTGTCACCCCCGTCGACGGCGGCGAGATGTGGGACCGCGGCGACGTGGTTCGCGTCGAGTTCTCCGCGCCGGACCTGCCGAGCGGCGACCACCGCCTGAAGCTGGTCGTCCGCGGCGACGAGGAAGTGTTCCGCTTCAGGACCTAA
- a CDS encoding SDR family oxidoreductase, with protein sequence MDRVLLTGATGTLGRQLRPRLLDAGYRVTATSRTPDEVNTAGAPSDQIEWTTMDLRSGDGITTALADVDSVIHTATAPRGDTEAVDVAGTKRLLAAADDTGVDRVWYVSIVGIDAIPYSYYQHKLAAEQAVAASDVPSTIVRSTQFHTFLDGLFSGLSRLPVWPLPTGVPLQPIAAADLADVIVEHLEGETADRLPPVGGPVVQTVGSLAKTYREQRDLWRPIVPVPVPGSTAAAFRAGHATCPEHVVGTETWPEWLEREYGDRRHAWGESTSVS encoded by the coding sequence ATGGACCGCGTCCTCCTCACCGGCGCGACAGGTACGCTCGGTCGACAACTGCGTCCACGACTGCTCGACGCCGGCTATCGCGTGACCGCGACGAGTCGGACTCCAGACGAGGTCAACACGGCGGGTGCACCGAGCGACCAGATCGAGTGGACGACGATGGATCTACGGAGCGGTGACGGGATCACGACCGCGCTCGCCGACGTGGACAGCGTGATCCACACGGCGACCGCCCCGAGGGGCGACACGGAGGCGGTCGACGTGGCAGGAACCAAACGACTGCTGGCGGCAGCAGACGACACGGGAGTCGACCGGGTGTGGTACGTGTCGATAGTCGGCATCGACGCGATCCCGTACTCGTACTACCAGCACAAACTCGCGGCAGAACAGGCCGTAGCGGCGAGCGACGTGCCGTCGACCATCGTCCGGTCGACACAGTTTCACACGTTCCTCGACGGTCTCTTCAGCGGTCTCTCGCGCCTCCCGGTGTGGCCGCTACCGACAGGAGTTCCGCTACAACCCATCGCCGCTGCCGACCTCGCCGACGTGATCGTCGAGCATCTCGAAGGTGAAACAGCCGACAGACTCCCGCCGGTTGGTGGACCAGTAGTACAGACTGTCGGCTCACTGGCGAAGACGTACCGCGAACAGCGTGACCTCTGGAGACCGATCGTTCCCGTACCAGTGCCCGGATCGACCGCCGCCGCCTTTCGCGCCGGGCACGCCACGTGTCCCGAGCACGTCGTGGGGACGGAGACGTGGCCGGAGTGGCTGGAGAGGGAGTACGGCGACCGGCGGCACGCGTGGGGCGAGTCGACTTCGGTCTCGTGA
- a CDS encoding SRPBCC family protein — translation MREVEAERFVRETPAALRRLLSPATLVEYEGSFAARATRDASDDSDAETVVTVAGGGLEFDLRFTETADGWRYEQADDRGPFESMETTVTVEQVDDGSRVRAVSRVSLGLPVPFADRVAGWKRRGELRRLLDAIADS, via the coding sequence ATGCGCGAGGTCGAAGCCGAACGATTCGTCCGCGAGACGCCGGCGGCGTTGCGGCGACTGCTCTCACCAGCGACACTCGTCGAGTACGAGGGGAGTTTCGCCGCACGAGCGACCAGAGACGCGAGCGACGACAGCGACGCGGAGACGGTCGTCACCGTCGCCGGCGGCGGCCTGGAGTTCGACCTCCGATTCACGGAGACGGCCGACGGGTGGCGCTACGAACAGGCGGACGACCGCGGCCCATTCGAGTCGATGGAGACGACCGTGACCGTCGAACAGGTCGACGATGGGAGTCGCGTCCGCGCCGTCTCGCGCGTCTCACTGGGCCTGCCGGTGCCGTTCGCCGACCGCGTTGCGGGGTGGAAGCGCCGCGGCGAACTCCGCCGCCTCCTCGACGCCATCGCCGACTCCTGA
- the flaJ gene encoding archaellar assembly protein FlaJ, translated as MSANSASSSDFFPDSASELVADLLESYDALEMSKRKYVGYILLPASLFLLLTLVGAVLLPLPLTVRLPIPLLGALVFGAAIFYPKLYLNGRQVAIENQLHLVMTHMTVLSTTNIDRMEVFRTLASEEEYGAAADELGRVVHLVDTWNQSLDDALRRRAKDVPSDVFSDFFDRLGYTIGAGQSLDEFLLSEQDAVIQNYITVYEGALANLEVMKDLYMSMILSMTFALVFAIVLPILTGDNPTLTVSAVIVLFMLVQLGFYVVIRAMSPHDPVWFHSEQGAPSDFRLWLSFTVGVVGTAVLVVFVGAGLFGIGPGLRGLLFFLTDIPLAMYICVPISPMAITGVMLRLEERNIQERDGEFPSFIRALGAAESAKQSTTGDVLKTLHKKDFGALTPSITRLYRRLNIRISSEEAWYTFATDTRSYLVQKFSDMYLEGRSMGGRPKLLGELISQNMNTVLQLREQRQQATTTMIGLLYGITSASAFAFFIGLQVVSILADLSQQFNITNAGGVGKIIYAGVYDIALIEFLLLLVILFNAVLSSVMIRTIDGGNKANAYLHFVLMTWLGSAVAIFTKYLVSNILAI; from the coding sequence ATGAGTGCAAACAGCGCGTCGTCGTCGGACTTCTTCCCGGACTCCGCCTCAGAGTTAGTCGCGGACCTGCTGGAGTCGTACGACGCGCTGGAGATGTCGAAGCGGAAGTACGTCGGCTACATCCTGCTCCCAGCGTCGCTGTTCCTCCTCTTGACGCTGGTGGGGGCGGTGCTGCTTCCGCTGCCGCTGACGGTTCGCCTCCCAATTCCGTTGCTCGGAGCGCTCGTGTTCGGGGCGGCCATCTTCTACCCCAAACTGTACCTCAACGGCCGGCAGGTCGCCATCGAGAACCAACTCCACCTCGTGATGACGCACATGACGGTGCTGTCGACGACGAACATCGACCGGATGGAGGTGTTCCGCACGCTCGCCAGCGAAGAGGAGTACGGCGCCGCCGCCGACGAACTCGGGCGGGTCGTCCACCTCGTCGACACGTGGAACCAGTCGCTCGACGACGCCCTCCGTCGCCGGGCGAAAGACGTCCCCTCGGACGTGTTCTCGGACTTCTTCGACCGCCTCGGCTACACCATCGGGGCGGGGCAGTCGCTCGACGAGTTCCTCCTTTCGGAGCAGGACGCCGTCATCCAGAACTACATCACGGTGTACGAGGGGGCACTCGCGAACCTCGAGGTCATGAAGGACCTGTACATGTCGATGATCCTCTCGATGACGTTCGCGCTGGTGTTCGCCATCGTCCTCCCCATCCTCACCGGCGACAACCCCACGCTCACCGTCTCTGCGGTCATCGTCTTGTTCATGCTGGTGCAGTTGGGCTTCTACGTCGTCATCCGGGCGATGTCGCCGCACGACCCCGTCTGGTTCCACTCCGAACAGGGCGCACCCTCGGACTTCCGCCTGTGGCTCAGTTTCACCGTCGGCGTCGTCGGCACCGCCGTCCTAGTCGTGTTCGTCGGCGCGGGCCTGTTCGGTATCGGCCCGGGCCTCCGGGGCCTGCTGTTCTTCCTGACGGACATCCCGCTGGCGATGTACATCTGCGTCCCCATCTCGCCGATGGCGATTACGGGCGTGATGCTCCGACTGGAGGAGCGCAACATCCAGGAACGTGACGGTGAGTTCCCCTCGTTCATCCGGGCGCTGGGGGCCGCCGAGTCCGCGAAGCAGTCGACTACGGGCGACGTGCTCAAGACGCTCCACAAGAAGGACTTCGGCGCGCTCACGCCGTCGATCACCCGCCTGTACCGCCGCCTCAACATCCGGATCAGTTCCGAGGAGGCGTGGTACACGTTCGCGACGGACACGCGCTCGTACCTCGTCCAGAAGTTCTCCGACATGTACCTCGAAGGCCGCTCGATGGGTGGCCGCCCGAAACTGCTTGGCGAACTCATCTCTCAGAATATGAACACCGTCCTCCAACTGCGCGAACAGCGCCAGCAGGCGACGACGACGATGATCGGCCTCCTGTACGGGATCACCTCCGCGTCGGCGTTCGCCTTCTTCATCGGCCTCCAGGTCGTCAGCATCCTCGCGGATCTGTCCCAGCAGTTCAACATCACCAACGCCGGCGGCGTCGGCAAGATCATCTACGCCGGCGTCTACGACATCGCGCTCATCGAGTTCCTGTTGCTCCTCGTCATCCTGTTCAACGCCGTCCTCTCGTCGGTGATGATCCGCACCATCGACGGCGGCAACAAGGCGAACGCGTACCTCCACTTCGTGCTGATGACGTGGCTCGGGTCCGCCGTCGCCATCTTCACCAAGTACCTCGTCAGCAACATCCTCGCGATCTGA
- a CDS encoding helix-turn-helix domain-containing protein, with translation MKHARLSLTAGGAESAIHPMYGILTGASFVERATALQWNLTGDSLGILHYVEGDIDAFDRAVAAVTPVVDHALEPVDDSAFYAYIRDEMIDTVRDLFAPLAAAGLVVVPPVHYRRDGCVELSVFGPSDAVASLVEALRPPVEVTVERVGGLTALAPAARRLSSRQREAVEAALAVGYYELPREGSQRDVADALGCAPSTAAEHLRKAEATLVQTALERV, from the coding sequence ATGAAACACGCGCGACTGTCGCTCACCGCTGGCGGGGCCGAGTCGGCGATCCACCCGATGTACGGGATCCTCACCGGTGCATCGTTCGTCGAGCGTGCGACGGCGTTACAGTGGAACCTGACCGGCGATTCGCTTGGGATTCTCCACTACGTCGAGGGGGACATCGACGCCTTCGACCGGGCGGTTGCGGCGGTCACGCCGGTCGTCGACCACGCGCTGGAACCCGTCGACGACAGCGCCTTCTACGCCTACATCCGTGATGAGATGATCGACACTGTTCGCGACCTGTTCGCCCCACTCGCGGCCGCCGGACTGGTAGTGGTTCCGCCCGTCCATTATCGGCGCGACGGGTGCGTCGAACTCTCGGTGTTCGGCCCGAGCGACGCGGTCGCGTCACTCGTCGAAGCGCTCCGTCCACCGGTCGAGGTCACCGTCGAACGCGTCGGCGGCCTGACGGCGCTCGCTCCGGCGGCGCGGCGGCTGAGTTCGCGCCAGCGTGAGGCGGTCGAGGCGGCGCTTGCCGTGGGGTACTACGAACTGCCGCGTGAGGGGAGTCAGCGCGACGTCGCCGACGCCCTCGGGTGTGCGCCGAGTACCGCCGCCGAACACCTCCGAAAAGCAGAGGCTACCCTCGTCCAGACGGCGCTCGAACGAGTGTGA
- a CDS encoding ATPase domain-containing protein, with protein MSRAQQNTLLSIGLPERDQLNKEIGGGIPRGSIVLLEGDYGAGKSALSQRFSYGLVDEGASVTLLSTELTVSGFIDQMYSLGYDVTKPLLNEELLFLAADFDSGGNFSEQDADRMELLKRLMEAEVMWNSDVIIIDTFDSILRNDPTFEALVRNNDERQAALEIISFFRDMISSGKVIVLTVDPSAVGDDAIGPFRSIADVFLELQMVEVGSDVRRNIAVKRFAGMGSQVGDSIGFSVRSGTGIVIESRSVA; from the coding sequence ATGTCACGAGCACAACAGAACACGCTGCTGTCGATCGGACTGCCCGAGCGCGACCAACTGAACAAAGAGATTGGCGGGGGGATCCCCCGCGGCTCTATCGTCCTCTTGGAGGGGGACTACGGGGCCGGGAAGTCGGCACTGTCACAGCGCTTCTCGTACGGCCTCGTCGACGAGGGCGCGAGCGTCACGCTCCTGTCGACGGAGCTGACGGTCTCGGGGTTCATCGATCAGATGTACTCGCTGGGGTACGACGTGACGAAGCCGTTGCTCAACGAGGAACTCCTCTTCCTCGCGGCGGACTTCGACTCCGGCGGCAACTTCTCCGAACAGGACGCCGACCGGATGGAACTGCTCAAGCGCCTGATGGAGGCGGAGGTGATGTGGAACTCCGACGTGATCATCATCGACACGTTCGACTCCATCCTCCGTAACGACCCCACCTTCGAGGCGCTCGTCCGAAACAACGACGAGCGACAGGCCGCACTGGAGATCATATCCTTTTTCCGGGACATGATCTCCAGCGGGAAGGTCATCGTCCTCACCGTCGACCCCTCGGCGGTCGGCGACGACGCTATCGGCCCGTTCCGCTCCATCGCCGACGTGTTCCTCGAACTCCAGATGGTCGAAGTCGGCTCCGACGTGCGCCGCAACATCGCCGTCAAGCGGTTCGCTGGGATGGGGAGTCAAGTCGGTGACTCCATCGGCTTCTCGGTGCGCTCTGGTACTGGCATCGTCATCGAGTCGCGCAGCGTCGCGTAA
- a CDS encoding carbon starvation CstA family protein: MVAVMWLVLAVLVLFSAGYLGYSRYLAQFVELDGDRETPAHKYEDGQEYVPAKKPVLLGHHYSSIAGGAPIVGPITAGVVWGWVPALLWIAIGNPLMGSVHDFVSLSSSLRHEGKSIGYIIGEYVGDRGKNMLLWFAFLTIILVVAVFALVVAIVFDAFPSAATASFLYIALALAFGFYLYQLDGPFIPGTVAFVAGVFASVWVGIQYPLAVAPGSFDATNAAGSSVAVLTGGIGFLPTIINANISAWIPVVMVYAFIASVIPVWMLLQPRDYLSSFLLYAGVGGALVAIIVGTVLGTSSQPLVIDSSIPAFRGFMGGEYGLPLFPLLFVTIACGTISGFHSLVSSGTTAKQLNKETDARAIGYGGMLGEGLLATVALSTLGVAGITVSGGGIGQALPNFATGGGVILTSFGIPAAYGAPFMALVLVSFLLTSTDTAVRLGRYMMDEIVGTPETTVEETASNRYVSAGLQVVGGYVLVSSGTWSSLWPLFGGANQLLAAMALLTATVWLANWDDSKQLISTGVPMALMTAVTVVALLYLALYQNFYQKFVQGNWGVEGTVGFATQASTAVQIVIALVLVYLAVSLAMIGYRNIQDARGSASGAVATDGGRTSDDD, translated from the coding sequence ATGGTGGCAGTAATGTGGCTGGTGCTCGCGGTACTCGTGCTCTTCAGCGCGGGCTACCTCGGGTACTCCCGGTATCTCGCTCAGTTCGTCGAACTCGACGGGGACCGTGAGACGCCAGCGCACAAGTACGAAGACGGGCAGGAGTACGTTCCGGCGAAGAAGCCGGTGCTCCTTGGGCATCACTATTCGAGCATCGCGGGCGGCGCACCCATCGTCGGGCCCATCACGGCAGGCGTCGTGTGGGGCTGGGTTCCGGCGCTGTTGTGGATCGCCATCGGCAACCCCCTGATGGGGTCGGTCCACGACTTCGTCTCGCTGTCGTCGTCGCTTCGCCACGAGGGGAAGTCGATCGGCTACATCATCGGCGAGTACGTCGGCGACCGCGGGAAGAATATGCTGTTGTGGTTCGCGTTCCTCACCATCATCCTGGTGGTGGCGGTGTTCGCCCTCGTAGTGGCCATCGTCTTCGACGCGTTCCCGAGTGCGGCGACCGCGTCGTTCCTGTACATCGCGCTGGCACTGGCGTTCGGGTTCTACCTGTACCAACTCGACGGACCGTTCATCCCGGGAACCGTCGCGTTCGTGGCGGGTGTCTTCGCCAGCGTCTGGGTCGGCATCCAGTACCCGCTCGCCGTCGCACCCGGGTCGTTCGACGCGACGAACGCTGCCGGGTCCAGCGTCGCGGTGCTGACCGGCGGTATCGGCTTCTTGCCGACGATTATCAACGCGAACATCTCGGCGTGGATTCCGGTCGTGATGGTGTACGCGTTCATCGCGTCGGTCATCCCGGTGTGGATGCTGCTCCAGCCGCGTGACTACCTGTCGTCGTTCCTGCTGTACGCAGGTGTCGGCGGCGCGCTCGTGGCGATCATCGTCGGGACCGTGCTGGGGACGTCCTCTCAGCCGCTCGTCATCGACTCGAGCATCCCGGCGTTCCGCGGGTTTATGGGCGGCGAGTACGGCCTCCCGCTGTTCCCGCTGCTGTTCGTGACTATCGCGTGCGGAACCATCTCCGGATTCCACTCGCTGGTCTCCTCGGGGACGACCGCGAAACAACTGAACAAGGAGACGGACGCACGCGCAATCGGCTACGGCGGCATGCTCGGTGAGGGACTGCTGGCGACGGTCGCGCTGTCGACGCTCGGCGTCGCCGGCATCACCGTCTCCGGCGGCGGTATCGGACAGGCGCTGCCCAACTTCGCCACCGGTGGCGGCGTCATCCTGACCTCGTTCGGCATCCCGGCTGCCTACGGTGCGCCGTTCATGGCGCTCGTGCTGGTGAGTTTCCTGCTCACCTCCACGGACACGGCCGTTCGGCTTGGCCGGTACATGATGGACGAGATCGTCGGCACGCCCGAGACGACCGTCGAGGAGACCGCCTCGAACCGCTACGTCTCTGCGGGCCTCCAAGTCGTCGGCGGGTACGTCCTCGTCTCCTCCGGCACGTGGTCGAGCCTCTGGCCGCTGTTCGGCGGCGCGAACCAGTTGCTCGCCGCGATGGCGCTGCTCACCGCGACGGTGTGGCTCGCCAACTGGGACGACTCCAAGCAACTCATCTCGACGGGTGTCCCGATGGCGCTGATGACTGCGGTGACGGTCGTCGCGCTGTTGTATCTCGCACTGTATCAGAACTTCTACCAGAAGTTCGTCCAGGGCAACTGGGGCGTCGAGGGCACGGTCGGCTTCGCCACGCAGGCGTCGACGGCCGTCCAGATCGTGATCGCACTCGTGTTGGTGTACCTAGCTGTGTCACTGGCGATGATCGGCTATCGGAACATCCAGGACGCACGCGGGTCGGCGAGTGGCGCTGTCGCCACCGACGGCGGGCGGACGTCCGACGACGACTGA
- a CDS encoding CobW family GTP-binding protein, with protein sequence MTPGRGLGGGPGSTDTDAIPVTVLSGSLGAGKTTLVNHLLSNAGDRDIAVLVNDVGSVNVDYDLLSSDDLPAVGVAELSNGCICCELRDDLERAVVQLADGKEFDHLVVEPSGISEPGPVASQFTTGPASARYRMDAVVTVLDTPQFIDAFAGEETPERRGDADDDAARPLSDLLVEQVESADVVLLNKADLCDDAEIAEAEELVRALRPGVETVRTEHSAAPLDRILDVDLYRNRDRDSDDAHDAHGHDHEGHDDHDHDAHDHAHPDEVYGVSSFVYRARRPFHPERLVGFLSDLPESVVRSKGTLHVAAVDQRLQHSQAGPSVRVEAVGPWVAAMDESDRELYRANRGDDADWHDEWGDRHTELVVIGVDLDEPAIRQRLDDCLLTDAELADGIEVDPAEWFPVASEVNEEAAVVSLS encoded by the coding sequence ATGACGCCCGGACGCGGACTCGGCGGCGGCCCCGGATCGACCGACACCGACGCCATCCCCGTGACGGTGCTCTCGGGGAGTCTCGGCGCGGGAAAGACGACGCTCGTGAACCACCTCCTATCGAACGCCGGCGACCGGGATATCGCCGTCCTCGTCAACGACGTGGGTTCGGTGAACGTCGACTACGACCTCCTGTCCAGCGACGACCTCCCCGCGGTCGGCGTCGCGGAACTGTCCAATGGCTGTATCTGCTGTGAACTGCGCGACGACCTCGAACGCGCGGTCGTCCAACTCGCGGACGGCAAGGAGTTCGACCACCTCGTCGTCGAACCCTCCGGCATCAGCGAACCTGGCCCGGTCGCCAGCCAGTTCACCACCGGTCCCGCCTCCGCCCGCTACCGGATGGACGCGGTCGTGACCGTCCTCGACACGCCGCAGTTCATCGACGCGTTCGCCGGCGAGGAGACGCCCGAACGCCGGGGCGACGCCGACGACGACGCCGCACGCCCCCTCTCAGACCTACTGGTCGAACAGGTCGAGAGTGCCGACGTCGTGCTGTTGAACAAAGCGGACCTGTGTGACGACGCCGAGATCGCGGAAGCGGAGGAACTCGTCCGTGCGCTCCGTCCTGGCGTCGAGACGGTGCGAACCGAACACTCTGCCGCGCCGCTCGACCGAATTCTCGACGTCGACCTGTATCGGAATCGTGACCGCGACAGCGACGACGCGCACGATGCGCACGGCCACGACCACGAGGGCCACGACGACCACGACCACGATGCGCACGACCACGCCCACCCCGACGAGGTGTACGGCGTCTCATCGTTCGTCTACCGCGCACGCCGCCCGTTCCACCCGGAACGTCTCGTCGGATTCCTCTCGGACCTCCCCGAGTCGGTCGTCCGGTCGAAGGGGACGCTGCACGTCGCCGCCGTCGACCAGCGACTCCAGCACAGTCAGGCCGGCCCCTCGGTTCGAGTGGAGGCGGTCGGTCCGTGGGTCGCGGCGATGGACGAGTCGGACCGTGAGTTATATCGCGCGAACCGCGGCGACGACGCCGACTGGCACGACGAGTGGGGCGACCGCCACACAGAACTGGTCGTCATCGGCGTCGACCTCGACGAACCGGCGATCCGCCAGCGACTCGACGACTGCCTGCTCACGGATGCCGAACTGGCGGACGGCATCGAGGTCGACCCAGCCGAGTGGTTCCCGGTGGCGTCGGAGGTGAACGAAGAAGCAGCGGTCGTCTCGCTGTCGTAG